The Verrucomicrobiota bacterium genome includes a window with the following:
- a CDS encoding gamma-glutamyl-gamma-aminobutyrate hydrolase family protein: MVRKFFIACLLTLGVTCGCGSPDTTSTVNKKNSAPAPLIGVAVAADGAKYERYCTALREAGGRPILIPLIEDQAELAAFIAQLDGVLLPGGADIPPDMYGEGADPSCTLIERTRAEYLVEMARIAMDGDTAVLGICLGAQVMNVARGGTLIQDIPREVPDALVHRGDKAMHDVNVVEGSRLRAITGAAVHVPSSHHQAVEAVGHGLVVAARSADGVIEAIELADRSRVGDRFVVGVQWHPELALDQPGQRALFRAFVEACRRNSPQSSTDSAG; the protein is encoded by the coding sequence GTGGTTCGCAAGTTCTTCATCGCGTGCCTGCTGACGCTGGGCGTCACGTGCGGCTGTGGCTCGCCGGACACGACCTCGACGGTCAACAAAAAGAACTCGGCGCCCGCGCCCCTGATCGGAGTGGCAGTTGCTGCCGATGGCGCGAAGTATGAGCGCTACTGCACAGCACTCCGCGAAGCCGGCGGGCGTCCTATCCTGATCCCGCTGATCGAAGATCAGGCCGAGCTGGCGGCGTTCATCGCGCAGCTCGACGGCGTGCTCCTGCCCGGCGGCGCCGACATCCCCCCCGACATGTACGGCGAGGGGGCAGACCCGAGTTGCACGCTCATCGAGCGCACGCGGGCTGAGTATCTCGTTGAGATGGCCCGTATCGCCATGGACGGCGACACGGCCGTGCTCGGCATCTGCCTCGGCGCGCAGGTGATGAACGTCGCCCGCGGCGGCACGCTCATCCAGGACATCCCACGCGAGGTGCCCGACGCGCTCGTGCACCGTGGCGACAAGGCGATGCACGACGTCAACGTCGTCGAGGGCAGCCGCTTGCGCGCCATTACCGGCGCGGCCGTACATGTGCCCTCGTCGCACCACCAAGCCGTTGAGGCTGTTGGCCATGGGCTTGTCGTTGCGGCGCGTTCGGCCGACGGCGTCATCGAGGCCATCGAACTGGCCGACCGGAGTCGGGTCGGCGACCGTTTCGTCGTGGGCGTGCAATGGCACCCCGAGCTCGCACTCGACCAGCCCGGGCAGCGCGCGCTCTTCAGAGCATTCGTCGAGGCATGTCGGAGGAACTCACCACAGAGCTCCACGGACAGCGCCGGTTGA
- a CDS encoding RluA family pseudouridine synthase, with protein METTHHLVIEREQAGERLDVLVAGAVPELSRSQAKRLIDDGFILVDGEEAKPAAKVRAGDEIEVTIPPPTAAELVAEPIPLDVLFEDDWLIAVNKPPGMVVHPAAGNWTGTLVNALLHHCRRLSESDEPMRPGIVHRLDKDTSGVIVAAKDTVTHWKLAEQFAAREIEKEYRVLVGGVPAQARLIVTANIARHPRDRKRMHATDTGGRKAETVLELIEAFDGAAYLRALPKTGRTHQIRVHCAHVHRPVLGDTVYGRGKAENRLGIKVARQMLHAHRLAFIHPATGRPLELTAPLPVDFEEVLAVLRG; from the coding sequence ATGGAAACGACACATCACCTCGTCATCGAGAGAGAACAGGCGGGCGAGCGGCTCGACGTGCTCGTCGCCGGCGCCGTCCCGGAGCTATCGCGCTCGCAGGCCAAGCGCCTGATCGACGACGGCTTCATCCTCGTTGACGGCGAGGAAGCCAAGCCCGCAGCCAAGGTCCGCGCCGGCGACGAGATCGAAGTGACGATCCCGCCGCCCACAGCCGCCGAACTGGTCGCCGAGCCGATTCCGCTCGACGTGCTGTTCGAGGACGACTGGCTCATCGCCGTCAACAAGCCGCCGGGCATGGTCGTCCACCCTGCCGCGGGCAACTGGACCGGCACGCTCGTCAACGCGCTCCTGCACCATTGCCGCCGGCTCAGCGAGAGCGACGAGCCGATGCGGCCTGGCATCGTTCATCGCCTCGACAAGGACACCTCGGGTGTCATCGTCGCCGCCAAGGACACCGTGACGCACTGGAAGCTGGCCGAGCAATTCGCCGCGCGCGAGATCGAGAAGGAATACCGCGTGCTCGTCGGCGGCGTGCCGGCTCAGGCGCGCCTCATCGTCACCGCCAACATCGCCCGCCACCCGAGGGACCGCAAGCGCATGCACGCCACCGACACCGGCGGCCGCAAGGCCGAGACCGTGCTCGAGCTGATCGAGGCCTTCGACGGCGCCGCCTATCTCCGTGCGTTGCCCAAGACAGGCCGCACGCACCAGATCCGCGTCCACTGCGCCCATGTCCACCGTCCCGTGCTCGGCGACACCGTCTACGGCCGCGGCAAGGCCGAGAACCGGCTCGGGATCAAGGTCGCGCGCCAGATGCTCCATGCCCACCGCCTCGCCTTCATTCACCCGGCCACCGGTCGGCCCCTCGAACTCACTGCCCCGCTGCCGGTGGACTTTGAGGAGGTGCTGGCAGTCCTGCGCGGATAA